The Daucus carota subsp. sativus chromosome 2, DH1 v3.0, whole genome shotgun sequence genome includes a window with the following:
- the LOC108208228 gene encoding high mobility group B protein 10 isoform X1, whose protein sequence is MQAAEAEMNGADSNAFPIAGPSNNLNLSSSPSREEDFYDKLTKFYQTSGLSLIFDFRETKVNLYRFYKDVIDRGGYCQVSKDGLWDEVASSLNADSSVLVPPNQIQMLYANLFYQFEQTYYYRSPSKVKEAQLLKAALTGQSFSSGKKSGGLTKKRKHSEGNDDSLVEKRASVQSPAHLPTGPAHLPTEIKSVERNSPLQVPTEETGVVLKTPTKAKETKKAYMKEMKKHSNAPVGFRTGYMIFLKMECERLKMIHGEDSAGQYRDMANEAWRRLSESARKPYIEASKRDKERYTREMAEFKIVYDQIAETQNVVTTNPNLVIDFAKPSLPSLQTDGDYHVSLPDDAYHVALPSDAGDTVTNEQLAAEIVQNSASTDPEFQLNWDGYT, encoded by the exons ATGCAAGCAGCGGAGGCTGAAATGAACGGCGCGGATAGCAATGCATTTCCGATCGCGGGTCCCAGTAATAACCTCAACCTCTCTTCTTCCCCTTCTCGTGAGGAGGATTTTTATGACAAACTAACCAAGTTTTATCAGACCTCTGGCCTCAGTCTAAT TTTCGATTTCCGCGAGACGAAAGTTAACCTGTACCGTTTCTATAAAGATGTGATTGATAGAGGAGGATACTGTCAG GTAAGCAAAGACGGGCTATGGGATGAAGTTGCATCTTCCTTAAATGCAGATAGCAGTGTTTTAGTACCACCAAATCAAATTCAAATGCTttatgcaaatctcttttatCAGTTTGAGCAAACATACTACTACCGTTCTCCTTCTAAAGTAAAGGAAGCTCAACTGTTGAAAGCTGCTCTAACAG GTCAATCTTTTAGTTCTGGCAAAAAATCAGGCGGCCTGACGAAGAAGCGAAAGCATAGTGAGGGTAATGATGATAGCCTGGTAGAAAAAAGGGCTTCCGTGCAAAGTCCTGCCCACTTGCCTACAGGTCCTGCCCACTTGCCTACAG AGATCAAGTCAGTTGAGAGGAACTCACCATTGCAAGTGCCAACAGAAGAGACAGGTGTAGTCTTAAAAACACCAACAAAAGCCAAGGAAACGAAGAAGGCATATATGAAGGAAATGAAGAAACACTCAAATGCTCCCGTGGGTTTTAGAACAGGATACATGATCTTTCTCAAGATGGAATGTGAAAGATTAAAGATGATACACGGGGAGGACTCAGCTGGCCAATACAGAGATATGGCAAATGAGGCATGGAGGCGTCTCTCTGAGAGCGCCCGAAAG CCATACATTGAGGCAAGTAAAAGAGACAAGGAGAGATATACCCGAGAGATGGCTGAGTTCAAGATAGTATATGATCAGATTGCAGAAACGCAAAATGTGGTTACCACAAATCCAAATCTTGTGATTGACTTTGCAAAACCTTCTTTACCTTCTTTGCAAACTGACGGGGACTACCATGTGAGTCTACCAGATGATGCATACCATGTGGCTTTGCCATCTGATGCGGGCGACACTGTTACAAACGAACAGTTAGCTGCGGAGATTGTGCAGAACTCTGCATCAACTGATCCCGAGTTTCAGCTCAACTGGGATGGGTACACTTGA
- the LOC108208228 gene encoding high mobility group B protein 10 isoform X2 gives MQAAEAEMNGADSNAFPIAGPSNNLNLSSSPSREEDFYDKLTKFYQTSGLSLIFDFRETKVNLYRFYKDVIDRGGYCQVSKDGLWDEVASSLNADSSVLVPPNQIQMLYANLFYQFEQTYYYRSPSKVKEAQLLKAALTGQSFSSGKKSGGLTKKRKHSEGNDDSLVEKRASVQSPAHLPTEIKSVERNSPLQVPTEETGVVLKTPTKAKETKKAYMKEMKKHSNAPVGFRTGYMIFLKMECERLKMIHGEDSAGQYRDMANEAWRRLSESARKPYIEASKRDKERYTREMAEFKIVYDQIAETQNVVTTNPNLVIDFAKPSLPSLQTDGDYHVSLPDDAYHVALPSDAGDTVTNEQLAAEIVQNSASTDPEFQLNWDGYT, from the exons ATGCAAGCAGCGGAGGCTGAAATGAACGGCGCGGATAGCAATGCATTTCCGATCGCGGGTCCCAGTAATAACCTCAACCTCTCTTCTTCCCCTTCTCGTGAGGAGGATTTTTATGACAAACTAACCAAGTTTTATCAGACCTCTGGCCTCAGTCTAAT TTTCGATTTCCGCGAGACGAAAGTTAACCTGTACCGTTTCTATAAAGATGTGATTGATAGAGGAGGATACTGTCAG GTAAGCAAAGACGGGCTATGGGATGAAGTTGCATCTTCCTTAAATGCAGATAGCAGTGTTTTAGTACCACCAAATCAAATTCAAATGCTttatgcaaatctcttttatCAGTTTGAGCAAACATACTACTACCGTTCTCCTTCTAAAGTAAAGGAAGCTCAACTGTTGAAAGCTGCTCTAACAG GTCAATCTTTTAGTTCTGGCAAAAAATCAGGCGGCCTGACGAAGAAGCGAAAGCATAGTGAGGGTAATGATGATAGCCTGGTAGAAAAAAGGGCTTCCGTGCAAAGTCCTGCCCACTTGCCTACAG AGATCAAGTCAGTTGAGAGGAACTCACCATTGCAAGTGCCAACAGAAGAGACAGGTGTAGTCTTAAAAACACCAACAAAAGCCAAGGAAACGAAGAAGGCATATATGAAGGAAATGAAGAAACACTCAAATGCTCCCGTGGGTTTTAGAACAGGATACATGATCTTTCTCAAGATGGAATGTGAAAGATTAAAGATGATACACGGGGAGGACTCAGCTGGCCAATACAGAGATATGGCAAATGAGGCATGGAGGCGTCTCTCTGAGAGCGCCCGAAAG CCATACATTGAGGCAAGTAAAAGAGACAAGGAGAGATATACCCGAGAGATGGCTGAGTTCAAGATAGTATATGATCAGATTGCAGAAACGCAAAATGTGGTTACCACAAATCCAAATCTTGTGATTGACTTTGCAAAACCTTCTTTACCTTCTTTGCAAACTGACGGGGACTACCATGTGAGTCTACCAGATGATGCATACCATGTGGCTTTGCCATCTGATGCGGGCGACACTGTTACAAACGAACAGTTAGCTGCGGAGATTGTGCAGAACTCTGCATCAACTGATCCCGAGTTTCAGCTCAACTGGGATGGGTACACTTGA